Proteins from a single region of Ananas comosus cultivar F153 linkage group 3, ASM154086v1, whole genome shotgun sequence:
- the LOC109708209 gene encoding uncharacterized protein LOC109708209 isoform X1 — translation MASPQPENPKEDLLKKIRSHEVAISELNNLPPSRESGQPGERVCDYKSVSPRSLKSGQNLCHIEIQGCVSKKLQYILP, via the exons ATGGCGTCGCCGCAACCGGAAAACCCTAAAGAAGATCTTCTCAAAAAG ATTCGCAGCCATGAGGTCGCGATCAGCGAGCTCAACAATCTCCCTCCCTCTCGA GAATCTGGTCAACCAGGAGAAAGGGTGTGCGACTACAAGTCCGTTTCTCCAAGGTCTTTGAAATCAGGCCAAAATTTATGTCACATTGAAATCCAAG GCTGCGTATCAAAGAAATTGCAATATATTCTTCCGTAG
- the LOC109708208 gene encoding protein PAM68, chloroplastic isoform X2, translating to METLYRASLGTRKPLLQREVDDKPLPLIIQNEETNAPPSPSSMESSSSSFSSSLLSTAHFAPLRPSPHSQPRFLRPKPLLLAPLPERHLLLPPLSGLKSPRGFGPTPQKAQNRRRRRKKSAGPSEDEDEDDEDEGDEDGEDAGTIPEVVTNRMMRRMGLSVGIPLSLGLLFFPFFYYLKVVAKVDVPTWIPFGVSFFFFGSALLGVSYGIVSASWDPTRDGSLLGWNEARRNWPVFWDSLWGRNK from the exons ATGGAAACACTTTATCGGGCTTCACTAGGGACCCGAAAACCGCTTCTGCAACGAGAAGTGGATGATAAGCCGCTCCCTCTCATCATCCAAAACGAAGAAACGAATGCtccaccctctccctcttccatGGAGTCGTCATCTTCCtcattctcctcctctctcctctccaccgcccacTTCGCCCCTCTCCGCCCCTCTCCTCACTCTCAACCTCGCTTCCTCCGCCCCAAACCCCTTCTCCTCGCCCCTCTCCCAGAGCgccatctcctcctcccccctctctccgGCCTCAAAAGCCCTCGCGGCTTCGGCCCCACACCCCAAAAGGCCCAgaatcggcggcggcggcggaagaaGAGTGCCGGGCCCTCCGAG gacgaggacgaggacgacgaggacgaAGGAGACGAGGACGGCGAGGACGCGGGGACGATTCCGGAGGTGGTGACGAATCGGATGATGCGGAGGATGGGGCTCTCGGTGGGGATCCCGCTCTCGCTGGGGctcctcttcttccccttcttctACTACCTCAAGGTGGTGGCCAAAGTGGACGTGCCCACGTGGATCCCCTTCGgggtctccttcttcttcttcggatCGGCGTTGCTCGGCGTCAGCTACGGCATCGTCTCCGCCAGCTGGGATCCGACGCGGGATGGATCGCTGCTTGGGTGGAACGAGGCGCGCCGAAACTGGCCCGTGTTTTGGGACTCTCTTTGGGGAAGGaacaagtag
- the LOC109708208 gene encoding protein PAM68, chloroplastic isoform X1 — translation METLYRASLGTRKPLLQREVDDKPLPLIIQNEETNAPPSPSSMESSSSSFSSSLLSTAHFAPLRPSPHSQPRFLRPKPLLLAPLPERHLLLPPLSGLKSPRGFGPTPQKAQNRRRRRKKSAGPSEDEDEDEDDEDEGDEDGEDAGTIPEVVTNRMMRRMGLSVGIPLSLGLLFFPFFYYLKVVAKVDVPTWIPFGVSFFFFGSALLGVSYGIVSASWDPTRDGSLLGWNEARRNWPVFWDSLWGRNK, via the exons ATGGAAACACTTTATCGGGCTTCACTAGGGACCCGAAAACCGCTTCTGCAACGAGAAGTGGATGATAAGCCGCTCCCTCTCATCATCCAAAACGAAGAAACGAATGCtccaccctctccctcttccatGGAGTCGTCATCTTCCtcattctcctcctctctcctctccaccgcccacTTCGCCCCTCTCCGCCCCTCTCCTCACTCTCAACCTCGCTTCCTCCGCCCCAAACCCCTTCTCCTCGCCCCTCTCCCAGAGCgccatctcctcctcccccctctctccgGCCTCAAAAGCCCTCGCGGCTTCGGCCCCACACCCCAAAAGGCCCAgaatcggcggcggcggcggaagaaGAGTGCCGGGCCCTCCGAG gacgaggacgaggacgaggacgacgaggacgaAGGAGACGAGGACGGCGAGGACGCGGGGACGATTCCGGAGGTGGTGACGAATCGGATGATGCGGAGGATGGGGCTCTCGGTGGGGATCCCGCTCTCGCTGGGGctcctcttcttccccttcttctACTACCTCAAGGTGGTGGCCAAAGTGGACGTGCCCACGTGGATCCCCTTCGgggtctccttcttcttcttcggatCGGCGTTGCTCGGCGTCAGCTACGGCATCGTCTCCGCCAGCTGGGATCCGACGCGGGATGGATCGCTGCTTGGGTGGAACGAGGCGCGCCGAAACTGGCCCGTGTTTTGGGACTCTCTTTGGGGAAGGaacaagtag
- the LOC109706988 gene encoding uncharacterized protein LOC109706988, whose product MLPWGCQEFGQTLGRGTKTGTVESITWHGNLAGHAYALTCMPQVYARNNWLRRFRWAPAVESTTDQQMLRTYPPTQFVEYVTAWQKQQQHGLRGGFPHLAFGRGLSSWPENDSSSSFFSTVVLSM is encoded by the exons AT GCTTCCGTGGGGTTGCCAGGAATTTGGACAAACTCTGGGGCGAGGGACCAAAACGGGCACGGTCGAGTCCATCACATGGCACGGAAACTTGGCCGGGCATGCGTACGCGCTCACGTGCATGCCTCAAGTTTACGCAAGAAACAACTGGCTTAGACGGTTCCGGTGGGCTCCGGCCGTGGAATCAACGACCGATCAGCAGATGCTTCGCACATATCCACCTACCCAGTTCGTTGAGTACGTAACAGCGTGGCAGAAACAGCAACAGCACGGGCTACGCGGCGGA TTCCCGCATTTGGCATTTGGGAGGGGTTTAAGTAGCTGGCCTGAAAATGACAGCAGCAGCTCTTTCTTCTCTACAGTAGTGTTGTCAATGTGA
- the LOC109708209 gene encoding uncharacterized protein LOC109708209 isoform X2, protein MASPQPENPKEDLLKKIRSHEVAISELNNLPPSRAAYQRNCNIFFRRNIKTAIAFEQKQLDSSKSQLQKLNVDL, encoded by the exons ATGGCGTCGCCGCAACCGGAAAACCCTAAAGAAGATCTTCTCAAAAAG ATTCGCAGCCATGAGGTCGCGATCAGCGAGCTCAACAATCTCCCTCCCTCTCGA GCTGCGTATCAAAGAAATTGCAATATATTCTTCCGTAGAAACATAAAAACGGCAATCGCATTTGAACAGA AACAACTTGACTCCTCGAAATCGCAACTACAAAAGCTTAATGTAGATTTATAA